The following nucleotide sequence is from Devosia salina.
GCCATGGAGGGGCTGGAGGTGCTCTGGACGCTGACCGACGACCCCAAGTCATCGCTGCTCCAGGAGCGGATCGACAGGGGCTTCCTTGCGCGGCATGTCGAGGACCTCAAGCAGAACTTCTACCTTTGCGGGCCGGACCCCATGGTCAAGGACCTGCGCGGCCTGCTCGATGAGGCAGGGGCAGACGTGGCGAACGTCACCTGGGAGAAATAGTCCCCTCCCTTGCCTTTCACGGTTCGCGGGTCTATAGGAGGGCCAACATCATTGCTCTCTTACGAGGGTGGGTGCCCTGACCGGCCCCCGCTCTTTTTGTTATCTGGACCTTCATGGCTTTCGACCTGACCGAAAAGCGCTACATCAAGGAAACGGGCCTGGAAGCCCGCATCGCCCGTATTGTCGAGCCGGTGGCCAACGATCTGGGCTATTCCCTGGTGCGCATCAAGATCACTCCGGAAAACGGCTGCACCCTGCAGATCATGGCCGAGGACGAGAACGGGCGCTTCACCATCACCGACTGCGAGACCCTTTCCAAGGACCTCTCCCCGGTGCTGGACGTCGAGGACCCGATCGACCGCGAATACCACCTGGAAGTGTCCTCCCCCGGCATCGACCGCCCCTTGGTGCGCAAGCGCGACTATGAGCGCTTCATCGGCCACGAGGCCAAGGTCGAGCTTTCCGACATGATCAATGGCCGCAAGCGCTTCCGCGGCGACATTGCCGCCGTCGACGACCAGGGCGTGACCATCCACCTGCCCGACGCCCCCGGCGGCACCGACCCCGACCACAAGCTCGCCTTCGCCGATATCGCCGAAGCCAAGCTGGTCATGACCGACAAGCTCATGGATATGGCGCGCGCCGACCAGGAGCTGCATCCCATCGACGACGACGAGACCGAAACGGTCGAATATGCCGACGCCGACAATGACGAAACGATCTCCGAGGAGACCAAATAAATGGCCGTTAGCGCGAACCGCCTCGAGCTGTTGCAGATCGCCGATTCCGTCGCCCGCGAAAAGAATATCGACCGCATGGTCGTGATCGAGGCGATGCAGGACGCCATGGAAAAGGCCGCCAAGGGCCGCTATGGCGCCGAGACCGAGATCAAGGTCGAGATCAATCCGCGCTCGGGCGAAACCCGCATGTGGCGCCTGCTCGAGATCGTCGACGAGGTCGAGGAACCCTCCCGCCAGGTCAATCTCAAGCTCGCCCAGGTCAAGAACCCGACCGCCAAGGTCGGCGACTTCCTCACCGAGCCCCTGCCGCCCATGGAATTTGGCCGCATCGCCGCCCAGTCGGCCAAGCAGGTCATCGTCCAGAAGGTGCGTGACGCCGAGCGCGATCGCATGTTCGAGGAATATTCCGGCCGCGTCGGCGAGATCGTCAACGGCACCGTCAAGCGCGTCGAATACGGCAATGTGATCGTCGACCTGGGGCGTGGCGAAGCCATCATCCGTCGCGATGAATTGATCCCGCGCGAAATGTTCCGCTATGGCGACCGCGTCCGCGCCTATATCTACGACGTGCGCCGCGAGCAGCGCGGCCCGCAGATCTTCCTCTCGCGCACCCATCCGCAGTTCATGGCCAAGCTGTTCATGCAGGAAGTGCCGGAAATCTACGATGGCGTGATCACCATCCGCTCGATCGCCCGCGATCCGGGCTCGCGCGCCAAGATTGCCGTGACCAGCAATGACAGTTCGATCGATCCGGTCGGCGCCTGCGTGGGTATGCGCGGCAGCCGTGTGCAGGCCGTGGTGGCCGAGCTGCAGGGCGAAAAGATCGACATCATCCCCTGGACCGACAGCATTGCCGACCTCGTGGTTTCGGCGCTGCAGCCGGCCGACGTCGCCAAGGTGGTTCTCGACGAGCAGGCCGAGCGCATCGAGGTCGTGGTGCCCGACGAGCAGCTTTCGCTCGCCATCGGCCGCCGTGGCCAGAATGTGCGCCTCGCCAGCCAGCTCATCGGCTGGGATATCGACATCCTGACCGAGCAGGAAGAGAGCGAACGGCGCCAGAAGGAATTCACCGAACGCTCGACCCTGTTCATGCAGGCCCTTGACGTTGACGAGATGGTTGCCCAACTACTGGCTTCCGAAGGCTTCTCCTCGGTCGAGGAACTGGCCTATATCGAACCCAACGAAATTGCCTCGATCGAAGGGTTCGACGAGGAAACCGCGGCCGAAATCCAGAACCGCGCCGCTGAATACCTGGCCGAGATCGACGCCAAGTTCGACGAAGAGCGCAAGGCGCTCGGCGTCGAGGACGAGCTCTACGAGATCGCCGGCCTCAATGCCGCCATGCTGGTGGCGCTGGGCAAGGAAGATATCAAGACGGTCGAGGATTTCGCCGGCTGTGCCGCCGATGATCTGGTCGGCTGGACCGAACGCAAGGATGGTGAGACCAAGCGCTTTGACGGCACCTTCAAGGACTTCCCCGTGAGCCGCGAGGAAGCCGAGGACATGATCATGCAGGCCCGCATCCGGGCCGGCTGGATCAGTGCCGAGGACCTGCCCGCCGGCGATGACGGCGATGGCGAGGGCTATTCCGAGGAGGCGGCGGTCTAAGGACCGCCCCTTTCGGGAGCACCGGCTTATGGCCCGGAGCGCGGACATGGTTAGAACCTGTGCCTTGACCCGGCTCGAAAAGCCGGTCGAGGCGCTGGTGCGTTTCGTGCTTGGGCCCGATGGGTCTATCGTGCCCGATGTCGATGCGCGTGCCGAAGGGCGGGGCGTGTGGATTTCGCTCAGCCACGAGGCGGTGGCCGAGGCGGTGAAGAAAAAGGCGTTTGCGCGCAGCCTCAAGGCGCCGGTGACCGTGCCGCCCGACCTGGCGGACCTGACCCGGCTGCGGCTGGAACAGCGCCTGCTTTCGGCGCTGGGCATGGCCCGCAAGGCCGGCCAGTTCGTCACCGGCGCCACCAAGGTCAAGACCGTCCTGCAGTCCGGCCAGGCGCTGGCCCTGCTCACGGCGACCGATGCGGCCGAGGACGGCCGCAACAAGATGCTGGGGACTCTCAAGGCCCTCAACCATGCGCGCCGCGAGGCCGGGATAACCGGTCCGGACGTGCCGCATTTCGAATTGCTCTCAAGTGCGCAAATGGGTTTGGCACTTGGGCTGGAAAATGTGATACATGCAGCCCTGACGACCGGGGCAGCTGCCCAATCGGCGGTGGAGAAGGCCAGAAGACTGGCCCGATACACCGCCCCAGCGATGCAAGACCACACCGACCGCTCCGCGGCGTCCGGTGTGCTTTTGCCCGCGGAACAGGACGAAAGACGATAGGAAGTATGGCTGATAACGACGACAAGCGTTCCGACGACACTGGCGCCAAGAAGACTCTGACCCTCAAGGGTGGCGCCGGGCTGGGCAATCGCCCCGGCGGGATGTCGCGCGGGCCTTC
It contains:
- the rimP gene encoding ribosome maturation factor RimP, which encodes MAFDLTEKRYIKETGLEARIARIVEPVANDLGYSLVRIKITPENGCTLQIMAEDENGRFTITDCETLSKDLSPVLDVEDPIDREYHLEVSSPGIDRPLVRKRDYERFIGHEAKVELSDMINGRKRFRGDIAAVDDQGVTIHLPDAPGGTDPDHKLAFADIAEAKLVMTDKLMDMARADQELHPIDDDETETVEYADADNDETISEETK
- a CDS encoding RNA-binding protein, with translation MARSADMVRTCALTRLEKPVEALVRFVLGPDGSIVPDVDARAEGRGVWISLSHEAVAEAVKKKAFARSLKAPVTVPPDLADLTRLRLEQRLLSALGMARKAGQFVTGATKVKTVLQSGQALALLTATDAAEDGRNKMLGTLKALNHARREAGITGPDVPHFELLSSAQMGLALGLENVIHAALTTGAAAQSAVEKARRLARYTAPAMQDHTDRSAASGVLLPAEQDERR
- the nusA gene encoding transcription termination factor NusA, with translation MAVSANRLELLQIADSVAREKNIDRMVVIEAMQDAMEKAAKGRYGAETEIKVEINPRSGETRMWRLLEIVDEVEEPSRQVNLKLAQVKNPTAKVGDFLTEPLPPMEFGRIAAQSAKQVIVQKVRDAERDRMFEEYSGRVGEIVNGTVKRVEYGNVIVDLGRGEAIIRRDELIPREMFRYGDRVRAYIYDVRREQRGPQIFLSRTHPQFMAKLFMQEVPEIYDGVITIRSIARDPGSRAKIAVTSNDSSIDPVGACVGMRGSRVQAVVAELQGEKIDIIPWTDSIADLVVSALQPADVAKVVLDEQAERIEVVVPDEQLSLAIGRRGQNVRLASQLIGWDIDILTEQEESERRQKEFTERSTLFMQALDVDEMVAQLLASEGFSSVEELAYIEPNEIASIEGFDEETAAEIQNRAAEYLAEIDAKFDEERKALGVEDELYEIAGLNAAMLVALGKEDIKTVEDFAGCAADDLVGWTERKDGETKRFDGTFKDFPVSREEAEDMIMQARIRAGWISAEDLPAGDDGDGEGYSEEAAV